In the Flagellimonas sp. HMM57 genome, one interval contains:
- the apaG gene encoding Co2+/Mg2+ efflux protein ApaG has product MFTQITKGIKVSVQTTFEGTFFKNYKMHYAFGYTVTIENQSKDSVQLTARHWDIFDALKEPEAVDGEGVIGKKPVIKPGKSHTYSSGCLLASPIGAMQGYYHMVNLASSEEFEVDIPTFKFAAPFAVN; this is encoded by the coding sequence ATGTTTACTCAAATAACAAAAGGGATAAAGGTTTCTGTACAGACTACTTTCGAGGGTACATTTTTTAAAAATTATAAAATGCACTATGCCTTTGGTTATACGGTTACCATAGAAAATCAAAGCAAGGATTCAGTTCAACTGACCGCTAGGCATTGGGATATTTTTGATGCTTTAAAAGAGCCAGAGGCTGTAGATGGTGAAGGTGTAATTGGTAAAAAACCAGTTATTAAACCAGGTAAGTCACACACCTACAGTTCTGGTTGTTTGCTTGCATCGCCCATAGGTGCCATGCAAGGATATTATCACATGGTAAACTTAGCGTCATCCGAAGAGTTTGAAGTGGATATTCCCACCTTTAAATTTGCCGCTCCTTTCGCTGTAAACTAG
- a CDS encoding DUF5103 domain-containing protein, translating to MRFEIKQIFLCFFVSGIFAQVQEEINPPSNIKTIVFTGPTEDQFPVIKLGESMTLVFDDLTANEQDYYYKIVHCDYDWTPSQLLKSQYLVGMDNQRIIDYENSYNTLQPYSNYRLTIPNENIRLKVSGNYLIEVYNSYGDLQFSRRFIVYKDLVTVGGAVKRSRDFNYLNEKQVVQFTINTSGFPVVNPKKEVKIAILQNHFWPTALYNIKPQFTIGTELVYRYDQETSFFGGNEFLNFDTKDLRSPTFAISKIEFKELYHHYLFTNDYRYDQEYTYFPDINGDFFIRTLQGDDVSREAEYSQVHFSLPYTNEIGLDNVYVFGKFNNYELGEENRMTFNSDNGKMELMMTMKQGFHNYKYVIEREDGTIDMNYVSGNFHFTENNYLILVYYRDFGELYDDIIGIGSVNSRTISN from the coding sequence ATGCGCTTTGAGATCAAACAAATATTTTTATGCTTTTTTGTTTCTGGAATTTTTGCCCAGGTACAAGAAGAAATAAATCCCCCTTCCAACATAAAGACCATTGTTTTTACCGGCCCTACTGAAGATCAATTCCCCGTTATTAAGTTGGGAGAATCCATGACACTGGTATTTGACGACCTCACCGCTAATGAACAGGACTATTATTACAAAATAGTTCACTGTGATTACGATTGGACTCCTTCACAGCTGTTAAAATCCCAGTATTTAGTTGGAATGGACAACCAACGCATCATCGACTATGAGAACAGCTACAACACGCTACAACCCTATTCAAACTACAGACTGACCATACCTAACGAGAATATACGCTTAAAGGTAAGTGGCAACTATCTGATAGAAGTCTATAACAGTTATGGTGATTTGCAGTTTTCCCGAAGATTTATCGTTTATAAAGATTTAGTCACTGTAGGTGGTGCCGTTAAACGCTCTAGGGATTTTAATTATCTGAATGAAAAGCAAGTTGTTCAATTTACCATAAATACCTCAGGTTTTCCAGTAGTGAATCCTAAAAAGGAAGTGAAAATTGCTATTTTACAAAATCATTTTTGGCCAACTGCACTTTACAATATTAAACCTCAATTTACCATTGGTACGGAATTGGTCTACCGGTATGACCAAGAGACAAGTTTTTTTGGGGGTAATGAGTTTTTGAACTTCGACACCAAAGATTTAAGGTCGCCAACCTTTGCCATATCCAAAATTGAATTCAAAGAATTGTACCACCACTATTTGTTTACCAATGATTATCGATACGACCAAGAGTATACTTATTTCCCTGATATTAACGGAGATTTTTTTATAAGGACACTGCAAGGAGATGATGTTTCGCGAGAAGCAGAATATTCCCAAGTTCACTTTAGTCTCCCCTACACCAACGAAATTGGATTGGACAATGTCTATGTTTTTGGAAAGTTCAATAATTATGAGCTAGGTGAAGAAAACAGAATGACCTTTAATTCTGACAATGGCAAAATGGAACTCATGATGACCATGAAGCAGGGGTTTCACAATTATAAATACGTTATCGAACGTGAAGATGGAACCATAGATATGAACTATGTCAGCGGAAATTTTCACTTTACCGAAAATAATTACCTCATACTGGTATATTATCGAGATTTTGGAGAACTATATGATGACATCATAGGCATAGGCTCGGTAAACTCAAGAACTATCAGTAATTAA
- a CDS encoding DUF3667 domain-containing protein, whose amino-acid sequence MGKTKPNLITKGRYQLKFRGTECLNCGHPLDISDRYCPNCSQANSTKKLVLKDFFDEFFSNLINYDSKLLQTLYALLIRPGTITKDYINGKRVAYTNPFRFLLSLAFLYLLIFTYNDRFSAVDKAFEGFDEKLEQAEVMSLNLTPEDSLIVRKETEKVLSRLDSIEIPETNISEQLKLLDSIDIFDLEKKSKRKDSLIKANPRAYFKSINDSTGWSDVFSKMEFFARKIKQDTLRNFSDAMSRYGAGNNFEDKIAFNSSNSLRKAIREPGSFLNATISKLPFVIFFFLPVFTIFIWVVYIRKKYTYTDHLIFSFHNQSLLFILLILSLIIDSIFDTASSGMFLLIFGIYLYKSMRKFYGQGRFKTIVKYIFLNTIFTFLAVFVVIILLTGSAFTY is encoded by the coding sequence ATGGGAAAAACCAAACCAAACCTAATAACCAAGGGCAGATATCAGCTTAAATTTAGAGGAACCGAATGTCTAAATTGCGGCCACCCCTTAGATATCAGTGACAGATATTGCCCAAATTGCTCCCAAGCCAACAGCACCAAAAAACTGGTACTTAAAGATTTTTTTGATGAATTCTTCTCCAACCTCATCAACTATGATTCAAAACTGCTGCAAACCCTGTATGCACTTTTGATTAGACCTGGTACGATTACCAAGGATTATATTAACGGAAAGCGTGTTGCTTATACAAATCCCTTTCGATTTTTATTAAGCCTAGCATTCCTTTACCTTCTAATATTTACTTACAATGATAGGTTTTCAGCAGTAGACAAGGCTTTTGAAGGTTTTGATGAAAAGCTTGAACAAGCTGAAGTAATGTCCCTTAATTTAACCCCTGAGGATAGCCTAATAGTACGAAAAGAAACGGAAAAAGTCCTTTCTCGATTAGATTCCATAGAGATTCCCGAAACCAATATATCAGAACAGCTGAAACTATTGGATTCCATTGACATTTTTGATTTGGAAAAGAAATCCAAAAGAAAAGATTCGCTCATTAAAGCAAATCCAAGGGCCTATTTTAAAAGCATAAATGATAGTACCGGATGGAGCGATGTATTCTCGAAAATGGAATTCTTTGCTAGAAAGATAAAGCAGGATACACTAAGAAATTTTTCCGATGCCATGAGCAGATATGGAGCAGGCAATAATTTTGAAGATAAAATAGCTTTTAACTCTTCCAACAGTTTGCGAAAGGCTATTCGAGAACCGGGAAGCTTTTTAAATGCCACTATTTCAAAGTTGCCATTTGTGATTTTTTTCTTTTTACCCGTGTTCACCATTTTTATTTGGGTGGTATACATCAGAAAAAAATATACCTACACCGATCATCTTATCTTTAGCTTCCACAACCAGTCATTATTATTTATCTTGCTCATCCTTAGCTTAATAATAGATTCAATTTTTGATACGGCAAGCTCAGGTATGTTTTTACTGATTTTCGGTATTTACCTATATAAGTCGATGCGGAAATTTTATGGGCAAGGAAGATTTAAAACAATTGTCAAATACATTTTTCTGAATACAATATTCACCTTTTTAGCAGTATTTGTGGTGATAATATTATTGACGGGAAGTGCTTTTACTTATTAG
- a CDS encoding Na(+)-translocating NADH-quinone reductase subunit A — protein sequence MSKDIRIKKGLNINLVGAAEQTTSKAPSSNVYALNLGDFHGITPKMLLKQGAEVKAGEPLFYNKNNEDMLFVSPVSGELVEIVRGARRRILTIKILADKEQSYHLAQVADLNAMDGESIRKILLNSGCWPFIKQRPYDIVANPDATPKAIFISAYTTAPLAADADYVLKGKEAELQAAITALGKMTPGAIHVSVGNTSTSPFANINGITIHKVSGPHPAGLVGTQINKIDPVNKGEVVWTVAPQDLVIIGEYLLTGKFNAQRIVALSGSSVKTPKYYTTKIGAEISTFLYASGVNQDKFRLINGDVLTGSKTTPEGHLGFYNNTVTAIPEGDDYEFFGWNKPVFNKISSTRALTFSWMQPKKQYDLDTNTNGEHRAFVVTGRYEEVFPLDIYPLQLLKACMVKDLDEMEQLGMYEVAPEDFALTEFICISKQPHQQIIREGLDLMYQEIG from the coding sequence ATGTCCAAAGATATCCGAATAAAGAAGGGGTTGAACATCAATCTTGTTGGAGCTGCTGAGCAAACCACATCTAAAGCTCCATCGAGCAACGTCTATGCGCTCAACCTTGGTGATTTTCATGGCATAACCCCCAAGATGTTGTTAAAACAGGGAGCTGAAGTGAAAGCTGGAGAACCTTTGTTTTACAATAAGAACAATGAGGATATGCTCTTTGTTTCTCCTGTAAGTGGAGAGCTGGTCGAAATCGTAAGAGGTGCGCGCAGGAGAATCTTGACTATTAAGATTTTAGCCGATAAAGAACAAAGCTATCATTTGGCGCAAGTTGCTGATTTGAATGCTATGGATGGGGAATCCATTAGAAAAATACTTTTAAATTCAGGTTGTTGGCCTTTTATAAAACAACGGCCTTATGATATTGTAGCTAATCCCGATGCCACTCCCAAAGCTATTTTTATTTCTGCTTACACTACAGCACCTTTAGCGGCTGATGCAGATTACGTGTTAAAGGGAAAAGAAGCAGAGCTGCAGGCAGCGATTACTGCTTTGGGCAAAATGACACCTGGAGCTATTCATGTTTCTGTTGGTAATACGTCGACATCACCATTTGCCAATATTAATGGAATTACCATACATAAGGTTTCTGGGCCTCACCCTGCAGGACTTGTTGGAACACAAATCAACAAAATTGACCCTGTAAACAAAGGTGAGGTTGTCTGGACAGTAGCTCCACAAGATCTTGTTATCATAGGGGAATATCTTTTGACAGGCAAATTCAATGCACAGCGCATTGTGGCATTATCTGGATCTTCAGTAAAAACACCAAAATATTATACTACAAAAATAGGTGCTGAGATATCTACTTTTCTATATGCCAGTGGTGTGAACCAAGATAAATTTAGATTGATAAACGGAGATGTTCTTACAGGTTCAAAAACCACCCCTGAAGGCCATCTTGGATTTTATAATAATACAGTAACGGCCATTCCCGAAGGAGATGATTATGAATTCTTTGGCTGGAACAAGCCTGTTTTTAATAAAATTTCTTCCACTAGGGCACTCACTTTCTCATGGATGCAGCCTAAGAAGCAATATGACTTGGACACAAATACGAATGGAGAACATAGAGCGTTTGTTGTTACGGGGCGTTATGAGGAAGTATTTCCATTGGACATTTATCCGTTACAATTGTTAAAGGCCTGCATGGTCAAGGATTTAGATGAAATGGAGCAATTGGGAATGTATGAAGTGGCTCCAGAAGATTTTGCCTTAACAGAGTTTATTTGTATTTCAAAACAACCGCACCAACAGATAATTAGGGAAGGACTCGATTTAATGTATCAAGAAATTGGATAA
- a CDS encoding LacI family DNA-binding transcriptional regulator, whose translation MKPRMTLKKIASELGVSISTVSKALHNNKEISQENRDKIQAFAKLYNYRPNSIALNLKNNKSKTIGLIIPEIVHFFFAKVISGIEKVANSRGYNLLISVSSESMEKEIINMDLMVDGGIDGFIISLSKETLFHQEYHHFRESISQGIPIVMFDRVAEGLECDKVIIDDKKAAKTAVEHLLKTGCKNILLLTTRDYINIGKLRTEGYLEVLRKNDIPIREELIVKVDDRGGMNDYQVFLDEEIRRKLDAFPEIDGVFAVNEIYAITVLNVARMRGLRIPDDLSVISFSDGILSRHSRPSLTTIKQNGIQMGEMAARILLDSLDSKEDQTQFSTYLIDTELVERDTTKVIV comes from the coding sequence ATGAAACCCAGAATGACCTTGAAGAAAATTGCCAGTGAACTGGGGGTATCCATTTCAACAGTTTCGAAGGCACTTCATAACAACAAAGAAATAAGCCAAGAGAATAGAGATAAAATCCAAGCTTTTGCCAAATTGTACAATTATAGGCCCAACAGTATAGCCCTTAACCTAAAGAACAATAAGAGCAAGACCATTGGATTGATCATACCGGAAATCGTTCATTTTTTCTTTGCTAAAGTTATAAGTGGCATTGAGAAAGTAGCCAATTCCAGAGGATATAATTTACTCATTAGTGTCTCCAGTGAGTCTATGGAAAAAGAAATTATCAACATGGACCTTATGGTGGACGGTGGTATTGATGGCTTTATTATTTCACTTTCAAAGGAGACGTTGTTCCATCAAGAATACCATCATTTTCGTGAGTCCATAAGCCAGGGAATACCTATTGTAATGTTCGATAGAGTAGCCGAAGGACTGGAATGCGATAAAGTTATTATCGATGATAAAAAGGCAGCAAAAACAGCCGTTGAACATCTGTTGAAAACGGGTTGTAAAAACATACTTCTTTTAACTACGCGGGATTACATCAATATCGGAAAATTACGTACTGAGGGGTACTTGGAAGTTTTGCGCAAAAATGATATTCCCATACGAGAAGAATTGATAGTAAAGGTGGATGATAGAGGAGGAATGAACGATTACCAAGTTTTTCTGGATGAAGAGATTCGAAGAAAGTTGGATGCTTTTCCAGAAATAGATGGTGTTTTTGCCGTTAACGAAATATATGCTATTACTGTTTTGAATGTCGCCAGAATGCGGGGCTTGAGGATTCCAGATGATCTTTCGGTCATTAGTTTTTCCGATGGAATTTTATCCAGACATTCACGCCCCAGTCTTACCACTATCAAACAAAATGGAATTCAAATGGGCGAAATGGCAGCTAGAATATTGTTGGATAGTCTTGACTCAAAAGAGGACCAAACCCAATTTTCGACCTACCTTATTGATACCGAGCTAGTAGAAAGAGATACGACGAAAGTCATTGTTTAA
- a CDS encoding GlxA family transcriptional regulator has protein sequence MEFVPTDMANTIIHSAFFLVPPEVQLLDITGPAHLFYEAKEYGAEIRAHYLGMENKVQEFSSAGLALGNLETFSDFSLCETDILFIPGMESHLFYAESFKLKYHDFFEWLRTQRNQGAKICSVCTGTYILAFAGLLDEKNCTTHWKYFDDFKSRFPKVRLLSDRLLVKDGNLYSSAGVSSGIDLALFLLEELYGPVFTAKVAKEVVIYLRRTENDPQLSIFLQYRNHLENRIHQVQDILAQNLDKKLKIENLAERVCMSPRNLTRLFKKTTGVTIGNYQDKLRVERASQLLSKGEKVHAVALMCGLSSSNQLRTLLKKYKYPLPNKLQL, from the coding sequence ATGGAATTCGTTCCAACCGATATGGCAAATACCATTATACATAGCGCTTTTTTTCTTGTACCTCCAGAAGTGCAATTACTGGATATTACAGGACCTGCGCATTTGTTTTACGAAGCAAAAGAATATGGAGCGGAAATAAGAGCCCATTACCTGGGTATGGAAAACAAGGTGCAAGAGTTTTCCAGTGCAGGTTTGGCCCTAGGAAATCTTGAAACATTTTCAGATTTTTCACTTTGTGAAACAGACATACTTTTTATTCCCGGAATGGAATCCCATCTGTTCTATGCTGAAAGTTTTAAACTTAAGTACCATGATTTTTTTGAATGGTTACGTACCCAACGCAATCAAGGCGCTAAAATCTGTTCCGTATGCACGGGCACATACATACTTGCCTTTGCAGGGCTTTTAGATGAAAAAAACTGTACAACACATTGGAAGTATTTTGACGATTTTAAATCGAGGTTTCCTAAAGTCAGATTACTATCGGATAGATTACTGGTCAAAGACGGCAATCTATATTCAAGTGCTGGGGTTTCTTCAGGAATAGACTTGGCATTATTCCTCTTGGAAGAACTTTACGGTCCTGTTTTTACGGCAAAAGTTGCTAAAGAAGTGGTAATATATCTAAGAAGAACCGAGAATGACCCTCAACTCAGCATTTTTCTTCAATACCGCAATCATTTAGAAAACCGTATCCATCAAGTCCAAGATATACTTGCCCAGAATCTTGACAAGAAACTAAAAATCGAGAATCTAGCAGAACGGGTGTGCATGAGTCCAAGGAACTTGACCCGATTGTTCAAAAAAACCACTGGGGTAACCATCGGCAATTATCAAGATAAACTGAGAGTTGAAAGAGCGTCACAATTATTATCCAAAGGAGAAAAGGTACATGCCGTTGCACTCATGTGCGGTTTATCTAGCAGCAATCAATTGCGCACACTTCTAAAAAAATACAAGTATCCCTTACCGAACAAATTACAGCTCTAA
- a CDS encoding glycoside hydrolase family 13 protein — protein MRFTPLLLLFLISFGLFSQVEKVEPPFWWSGMNNTSLQLMLYGKNIADYDVNVTKEITVTGIIKTENPNYVFVTIDTKDIPARTFDIEFSKKGKTVFKHVYELKSRREDSALRKGFDSSDVMYLIMPDRFANGNPSNDSHKEMQEKANRTLEGGRHGGDIQGIIDHLDYIKELGATAIWSTPLLEDDDEKYSYHTYAQSDYYRIDPRFGTNADYQRLGNELHKRDMKLIMDYVTNHWGAEHWMMDDLPTYDWIHQWPGYRNTSYRMTTQYDPNASAADAKLCMDGWFVESMPDLNQSNPLVLNYLTQNAIWWAEFANLDGFRVDTYSYNDKEGIAKWTKAIMEEYPNFNIVGEVWLHNQAQIAYWQKDSQIGALQSYNSNCPSMMDFTLHDALMEVFSEEESRWDKGVIKIYDNMVNDFLYPNIDNLLVFAENHDTPRINEIYPDIEDYKLIMTLIATIRGIPQIYYGSEIGMKGKKDFGDGDIRRDFPGGWEGDKNNAFTKDGRTDLQNDYFNFTKKVFNWRKDKSVIHTGKTMQFVPEDNVYVFFRYTESEKIMTIINNNPKSVTLDLSRFDEMLQEVDSGFEVISSQKVGLGKELVVEGKTSMIIEQIE, from the coding sequence ATGAGATTTACTCCTCTATTACTTCTTTTTTTGATTAGCTTCGGTCTATTTTCCCAAGTTGAAAAAGTTGAACCGCCCTTTTGGTGGAGCGGTATGAACAATACGTCTTTGCAATTAATGCTCTATGGAAAGAACATCGCTGATTATGATGTCAATGTTACAAAGGAAATTACTGTTACGGGGATAATCAAAACAGAGAATCCTAACTATGTTTTTGTTACCATTGATACTAAAGATATACCAGCGAGAACTTTTGATATTGAGTTTTCGAAAAAAGGAAAAACTGTTTTTAAGCATGTTTATGAGTTAAAATCACGTAGGGAAGATTCTGCCTTACGAAAAGGATTTGATTCCAGTGATGTAATGTACCTGATTATGCCAGATCGCTTTGCCAATGGAAATCCTTCAAATGATTCCCATAAAGAAATGCAGGAAAAAGCAAATAGAACCTTGGAAGGAGGTCGTCATGGTGGTGATATTCAAGGAATTATAGACCATCTTGATTATATCAAGGAGCTAGGGGCCACTGCAATATGGAGTACACCTTTGCTTGAAGATGATGATGAGAAATATTCCTACCATACCTATGCGCAAAGTGATTATTACCGAATTGATCCACGCTTTGGTACCAATGCTGACTATCAACGTTTAGGGAATGAACTTCATAAACGTGATATGAAATTGATTATGGATTACGTGACCAATCATTGGGGAGCCGAACATTGGATGATGGATGATCTTCCAACGTATGATTGGATCCATCAATGGCCGGGATACAGGAATACCTCCTACAGAATGACAACCCAATATGACCCAAATGCTTCTGCTGCAGACGCTAAGTTATGCATGGATGGATGGTTCGTAGAGTCCATGCCAGATTTAAACCAGAGCAATCCATTGGTATTGAATTACCTTACCCAGAATGCAATCTGGTGGGCAGAGTTTGCAAATCTTGATGGTTTTAGGGTGGATACCTACTCCTATAATGATAAAGAAGGTATTGCCAAATGGACCAAAGCGATAATGGAGGAGTATCCAAACTTCAATATAGTCGGGGAGGTTTGGTTGCATAATCAAGCACAGATAGCTTACTGGCAGAAGGATAGTCAAATAGGTGCACTTCAAAGTTATAACTCCAATTGTCCAAGTATGATGGATTTCACCTTGCACGATGCATTGATGGAGGTTTTTAGCGAAGAAGAATCCAGATGGGACAAAGGTGTCATAAAGATTTATGATAATATGGTCAACGACTTTCTCTATCCCAATATTGATAATCTTTTAGTATTTGCTGAAAACCACGATACGCCCAGAATCAATGAAATCTATCCTGATATTGAAGATTATAAGCTTATTATGACCCTGATAGCAACAATTCGAGGCATACCTCAGATTTATTATGGTAGTGAGATAGGTATGAAAGGAAAAAAAGATTTTGGGGATGGTGATATTCGAAGGGACTTCCCTGGTGGTTGGGAAGGTGACAAGAACAATGCGTTCACCAAAGACGGACGTACTGATTTGCAAAATGACTATTTCAATTTTACCAAAAAAGTGTTCAATTGGAGAAAAGATAAATCGGTTATCCATACAGGGAAAACCATGCAGTTTGTTCCAGAAGATAATGTGTATGTCTTTTTTAGGTATACCGAATCCGAAAAAATCATGACCATAATCAATAACAACCCAAAATCGGTGACGTTGGATTTATCCAGATTTGATGAAATGTTACAGGAAGTTGATAGTGGATTTGAAGTAATTTCAAGTCAGAAAGTTGGGCTTGGCAAAGAACTCGTTGTAGAAGGCAAAACCTCAATGATTATTGAGCAAATAGAGTGA
- a CDS encoding DJ-1/PfpI family protein, with the protein MKKEKVKTIAFYLQDRVEVLDFAGPMEVLSYAGFKVFTVSATKAPIKSQGILSVNPDYSIENAPKADILAFFGGNASAASQNPKVIEWVRKQENVDYYFSVCTGAFVLAEAGILDGKTATTFHRSLDNLQNSYPKIDVKKNVRFVDNGTVITTAGISAGIDGALHLVAKLQGLKSAKRVAHNMEYDNWKPGDGLILSNDSPYEEKTSVSFLKEFEGTYEFEDGQIQIVFNTGKEDLYAIINDTAYPIFHEEGNVFSDINSDPIYFERNDSNKVIGYLLSENGKLFKKLTGEN; encoded by the coding sequence ATGAAAAAAGAAAAAGTAAAAACCATTGCATTTTATTTACAGGACCGAGTAGAGGTTTTAGATTTTGCCGGACCCATGGAAGTGTTATCCTATGCAGGTTTTAAGGTTTTTACGGTTTCCGCCACCAAAGCCCCTATAAAATCACAAGGGATATTGAGCGTTAATCCAGATTATAGTATTGAAAATGCACCAAAAGCGGATATTCTGGCATTTTTTGGTGGTAATGCTTCAGCAGCTTCACAGAACCCAAAAGTTATTGAATGGGTAAGAAAACAAGAAAATGTGGACTACTATTTTTCAGTTTGCACAGGAGCATTTGTTTTGGCCGAAGCAGGAATCTTGGATGGAAAAACTGCTACTACATTTCATAGGTCTTTGGACAACCTTCAAAATTCATATCCCAAAATTGATGTCAAGAAAAATGTGCGCTTTGTAGACAACGGTACAGTGATTACAACAGCCGGTATATCTGCTGGAATAGATGGTGCACTTCATTTGGTTGCTAAACTCCAAGGATTAAAATCTGCAAAGAGAGTAGCCCATAATATGGAATATGATAATTGGAAACCAGGTGACGGACTAATTTTATCCAATGACAGTCCCTATGAAGAAAAAACATCAGTTTCTTTTTTGAAAGAGTTTGAAGGAACTTACGAATTTGAGGACGGTCAAATACAAATTGTGTTCAATACAGGCAAGGAAGACCTATACGCCATTATCAATGACACTGCCTACCCAATCTTTCATGAAGAAGGAAACGTTTTTTCAGACATCAATAGTGACCCTATCTACTTTGAAAGAAATGATTCAAATAAAGTCATTGGCTATTTACTTTCTGAAAATGGAAAACTTTTCAAAAAACTGACTGGTGAAAATTAG
- the pruA gene encoding L-glutamate gamma-semialdehyde dehydrogenase has product MGKGFFQVPTAYNEPIKSYAPGTPEREEVLKQYDEYYKGTVEVPLYIGSEEIRTGNTQSMSPPHEHKHIVGKFHLAEKKHVEQAIANCLESREAWANLPWEQRASIFLKAAELIAGPYRAKINAATMMAQSKTIHQAEIDAACEFIDFLRFNVEYMTQIYTEQPESAEGIWNRVEYRPLEGFVYAITPFNFTAIAGNLPASAAMMGNTVIWKPSDSQVFSAKVIIDVFKEAGLPDGVINVVFGDPVMVTDTVLSSPDFSGLHFTGSTYVFKELWKQIGNNIHNYKTYPRIVGETGGKDFILAHPTAKPQQVATAIVRGAFEFQGQKCSAASRVYLPKSTADEILDLVKTDLKSINKAGSPADMENFVTAVIHEGSFDKLAKYIDQAKKDADVEIIAGGTYDKSVGYFIEPTVILTKDPKYTTMCTELFGPVVTIYVYEDEDWAKTLELVDGTSEYALTGAVLATDRYAIDEATKALQNCAGNFYINDKPTGAVVGQQPFGGARASGTNDKAGSAQNLLRWVSPRLIKETFVTPEDYRYPFLG; this is encoded by the coding sequence ATGGGAAAAGGTTTTTTTCAAGTTCCAACTGCATATAACGAGCCTATTAAAAGTTATGCTCCGGGCACTCCAGAACGCGAGGAAGTACTAAAACAATACGACGAATACTACAAAGGAACCGTTGAAGTTCCGCTATATATAGGTTCAGAAGAAATAAGAACGGGGAACACACAATCCATGTCCCCCCCGCACGAACACAAACATATCGTCGGAAAATTTCACCTGGCCGAGAAAAAACATGTAGAACAAGCTATTGCCAATTGTTTAGAATCACGTGAGGCATGGGCTAATCTGCCTTGGGAACAACGCGCATCCATTTTCTTAAAAGCTGCCGAATTGATTGCCGGGCCATACCGAGCTAAAATCAATGCAGCCACCATGATGGCCCAGTCAAAAACTATCCATCAAGCTGAAATAGACGCTGCTTGTGAGTTCATCGACTTTTTGCGTTTCAATGTTGAATACATGACCCAAATTTACACGGAGCAACCAGAGTCTGCAGAAGGCATCTGGAACCGTGTAGAATATAGACCCCTTGAAGGTTTTGTATACGCCATAACCCCGTTCAACTTTACGGCCATCGCCGGAAACTTGCCTGCAAGCGCCGCTATGATGGGCAATACCGTTATCTGGAAGCCTAGCGATAGTCAAGTTTTTTCAGCAAAAGTTATCATAGATGTATTTAAGGAAGCTGGATTGCCAGATGGTGTTATCAACGTAGTATTTGGAGATCCCGTGATGGTCACAGACACCGTTCTTTCCAGTCCAGATTTTTCAGGACTTCACTTTACAGGTTCTACATACGTTTTTAAGGAACTTTGGAAACAGATAGGGAACAATATCCATAACTACAAAACCTATCCAAGAATCGTAGGTGAAACCGGTGGGAAGGACTTCATTTTAGCACACCCCACTGCAAAGCCACAACAAGTAGCTACTGCTATAGTAAGGGGTGCTTTTGAATTTCAAGGACAAAAATGTAGTGCAGCTTCAAGGGTGTATTTACCAAAGTCGACTGCTGATGAAATTCTGGATTTGGTAAAAACAGACCTAAAATCCATTAACAAGGCAGGTTCTCCCGCAGATATGGAGAATTTTGTAACTGCCGTAATCCATGAGGGTTCATTTGATAAACTTGCAAAGTATATTGACCAGGCCAAAAAAGATGCCGATGTGGAGATTATTGCAGGGGGTACCTACGACAAATCCGTTGGTTACTTTATTGAGCCTACGGTTATCCTAACGAAAGACCCAAAATACACCACAATGTGTACTGAACTTTTTGGACCCGTAGTCACTATTTATGTCTATGAAGATGAAGATTGGGCCAAAACCTTAGAACTTGTTGATGGAACATCTGAATATGCATTGACTGGAGCCGTTTTAGCTACTGACAGGTATGCAATCGATGAAGCCACAAAAGCGTTGCAGAATTGCGCAGGTAACTTTTATATCAACGACAAGCCAACAGGTGCCGTGGTAGGTCAACAGCCCTTTGGTGGTGCCAGAGCTTCTGGAACCAATGATAAGGCAGGTTCCGCCCAAAACCTGTTGCGTTGGGTATCACCAAGGTTGATCAAGGAAACTTTTGTAACACCCGAAGATTATCGATATCCATTTTTGGGATAG